Sequence from the Sphingobium indicum B90A genome:
GCGCGCCCCAGCCCCAGAGCAGGCCGTAATCGGTCGGAGCGTCAACCAGGAAGTCCGGGCCGGCCCAGTACCAGACCATGTGCGCCATCGGGAAGTAGATGAAGGTCAGCCACAGCACGACGAACACGATCAGCGAAGAGAATTTCACGCGCTCCGCGAAGGCGCCGACGATCAGCGCCGGGGTGATCATGGCGAAGGTCATCTGGAAGACCACGAACACGAATTCGGGCAGATAGACGTTGTTGCTGAACGTCGCGCCATAGGTCGTGCCGTCGACCCCCATCAGGAAGGCCTTGGAAAGCCCGCCGAAGAAGTGGTTGTCGCCGCCGCTGGTGAAGGCGATCGAATAGCCCCAGCAGCACCAGACCAGGCCCGCGACGGAAACGATCATGAACACCTGCATCAGGATGCTCAGCATGTTCTTGGTGCGGACCAGGCCGCCGTAGAACAGGGCCAGGCCCGGAACCGACATCATCAGCACCAATGCGGCGGAAACCAGCATCCAGGCGACGTCGCCCTTGTTGACCATGCCGGCCATGGCGGCGGCGTCTGGCGCCTTGATCGGCGCGGCCAGCGCCGGTGCGGCTGCGAGCAGGGACAGGCCGACCGCCCCCATCACGCCGCAAAGCTTCTTGGAAAAGGACATTAATTCCCCCTTCTTACAGTGCGGTTTCGCCGGTTTCGCCGGTACGAATGCGCACCGCCTGCTCGACATCGAGAACGAAGATCTTGCCATCGCCGATGGCGCCCGAATTCGCGGCCGCCTGAACGGCCTCGATCACGCGGGGCGCGAGATCGTCGTCGCAGACCACCTCGATCTTGATCTTCGGAACCATGTTCGTCGAATATTCAGCGCCGCGATAGATTTCGGTCTGCCCCTTCTGGCGGCCAAAGCCCTTCACTTCGCTCACCGTCATGCCGGCGATGCCGAGCGAGGAAAGTGCCTCGCGGACATCGTCAAGCTTGAACGGCTTGATGATAGCCATGACAAGTTTCATGTCGCCCCCTGTTACTGGTGTGCGGCGACATACTCAGCAAAAGCCGTGCCAATTCGTAAAAGGCGGGTTAATGCGGGGTTTTTCCCTGACGCGTCAAAACGGCCCGCTGAAAAAATGGGCAGCGCTGGATCGATGCTCAAAAATTAGGCACGCCTGTCGTCGAATGGCGAAGCCATCCGCTGAAACAAGTTCGGCATGAAGGAAAGGGTAGGCCGAGCCAGCCTTACCAGCCTCCGCCTTTCTTCGCGGCCTCTTCCTCGCCGGGGGCATCGGCGCGGCCCAGCGCGGCGTTGCGATGGGGAAAGCGGCCGAAGCGCTCGATCATCGCATAATGCTCCCGAGCGAACGCTAGGGACTTCGCGTCGCCCGCGCCTTCGAACAGGCTGACCGACAATTTCTGATCGTCCACCGCCTCGCTATGCTGGAAGGGCATGTAGAAGAACAGCCGCCCGGCGCCGCCAATCTGTATGTCATAGCCATGGGCCACTGCCCCTCGCGCGACGTCGCGGGCCAGCGCATCGGTGGAGAAAGCCGCGGCCGATCCCCGGAACATGTTGCGCGGCAACTGGTCGAACAGCAGGACCGCCGCCAGCGCGTCGTCGGCCCGCTCCAGAAATTCCTCGGCGGGCAGATGGCGCTTCTCTTCCCACAGGGCGCGGAATCGCGCCTGGCACGTCCGGTCGAGCGCCGGATCGTGGCTCCACCATCCCTGCTCGCCGACCTGGTTGAACCAGAAATCCAGCAGGGCCGCCGCCCAGTCGGCGGTCACGGCGTCATGGCTGTCGGTCAGCATGTTCATCATGGAAATAAAGACGGAGGGCGCTTGGGGTTCCTCCGTCCATGGCGCCTGCGCCTCAGGTCGCCGTGCCACCGACCGTAAGGCCCTCCATCAGCAGCGTCGGCTGGCCCACGCCAGCGGGCACGCTCTGCCCGCCCTTGCCGCACATGCCGATGCCTTCGTCCAGCGCCCAGTCATGGCCGATGCCGACCACCTTGGTCAGCGCCGTCGGCCCGTCGCCGATCAGCGTCGCGCCCTTGATCGGCTCGCCCAGCTTGCCGTTCTCAACCTTGTAGGCCTCAGTGCAGGAAAAGACGAACTTGCCCGACACGATGTCCACCTGCCCGCCGCCGAAGCTCTTGGCGAAAATGCCCGACTTCATCCGGCTCAGCAGTTCCTCCGGATCGTCCTGCCCGCCCTTGATGAAGGTGTTGGTCATGCGCGGCATCGGCGCATGGGCATAGCTTTCGCGGCGGCCGTTGCCGGTCGGCTCCACGCCCATCAGACGGGCGTTCAGCCGGTCCTGCATATAGCCCTTGAGGATGCCGTCCTCGATCAGCACATTTTCCCTCGTCGGCGTGCCCTCGTCATCGATGGAGAGCGAGCCGCGCCGGCTCATGATCGACCCGTCGTCCACCACGGTGACGCCCGGCGCCGCGACCCGCTGGCCGACGCGTCCGGAAAAGGCGCTGGTGCCCTTGCGGTTGAAGTCGCCCTCCAGCCCATGCCCGATGGCTTCATGCACCAGCACGCCCGGCCAGCCCGGCCCCAGCAGCACGGTCATCTCCCCCGCGGGCGCGGCCACGGAACGCAGATTGACCCGCGCCTGCGCCAGCGCCTCGTCAATCGCCCGGTTCCATACGCCCGAGTCCATCACCTCGTCATAGAGATAGCGACCGCCGATCCCGAACACGCCCGTCTCGCGGCGGCCATTCTCCTCCAGGATGACGGACACGTTGAGCCGCACCAGCGGCCGGATGTCGGTCGCGGTGAAGCCGTCGGCGCGCACGATTTCCACCACCGACCAGCTTCCCGCCAGGCTTGCCGACACCTGCGCGACACGCGGATCGCGGGCGCGGGCGGCGGCGTCGATGGCGGCGCAGAGCGTCACCTTCTCGGCAAAGGGCACGATCTCCAGCGGATTGACGTCGGTATAAAGATGCCGGTTGGTATGCTGCGGCGGCGGCGCGGGCTGGCCCTTCGCCGGATCGAGCAAGGTCAGCGTCTCGGCGGCGCGGCGGATCGCGGCTTCGCTGATGTCGTTGGCATGGGCGAAGCCGGTCATCTCCCCCGACACGCCGCGCAGGCCGAAGCCCGCATCGGTCGAATAATCGGCGGTCTTCAGCCGCCCGTCATCGAAGCCGAAGCTCTCGCTCGCCCGATATTGCAGGTAAAGCTCGCCATCGTCGCAGCCTTTCAGCGCCTCGGCGGTCAGGCGGCGCGCGCCGTCGGGATCGAGCAGGCCGGGGCGATAGAGCAGGCCACGGGCATCGGTGAACTGGGGAGCAGCTTCGGTCATGCCGTCCGATATAGGAGCGGCAGGCGGCAAGCCCAATCAAAAATCGACGCTGGAGCGCCACCCGCCCAATATGAACCGTTCGTGCTGAGCAGGGGCTGAGCTTGTCGAAGACCCGCATCGAAGCATCAGGCCTTTCGACACGCGATATCGGCTTCGCCCCATAACCGATCAGGACGAACGCAATGCCTCCGCCCTGAAGCAGTGCGAATTAAAGGCTGGCGCCCGAGGGAATATCCGGCAGGCCCGCGATTTCCGGCGTGTCCGCAACGCTGCCGGCCAGCACGAAGCGGCGGTCGCAATAGCCGCAGTCGACATAGCCATGCTCATCGATCTCAAGGAAGACGCGCGGATGGCCTAGCGCGGCGGGAATCTCCCCCGAACCGTCGCAGGAAACGCGGGGCTTGGTGACTCGGATGATTTCAGGCGGCTGGATCATGGCGTCATGGATTAGCAGCGCCGGCGTTGCGCTGCAATATCCGTGGAGAAGGGGCCTTACATCAGCAGCAGCGGCGGCTTCTTTTTCGGACAGGGCTTCTCCACGCCCAGGTCGACCGCCTTGGCCGGCGCCTCCCAGTCCAGGCAATCGCGGGCCGTCGCCAGCGAAACGGGCGAAAACATCAGCAGAAAGGGCGCCACCGTCCCGGCAAGAAGAAGCGTGAGAGCCATGATGCGAGTGCCTCACAAAAGCGTTCCGTCGCCGGAACCTTACGCCATTCGCGCCGCCGCGGGAACAGATTTCTCCAGGGGCAGGACATGGTGGGCGATGACGGGCTCGAACCGCCGACATTCTCGGTGTAAACGAGACGCTCTACCACTGAGCTAATCGCCCGATGCCTGTCCCGATGCCCAGGCGTCCGGTGGGGGCCTATCTACGGCAATCGGGCTGCCGGTCAAGCGGCGATGCGCGCAGGGTCGTCAGGTGCACAGGAAACGGCGGCTCGCGATGAACCAGCGGGTCAGCGCCTCCGCCGCGTGATCGGCCAGCGCGATGAAGACGCGGCGCCCGTCATGCGGGTCGGCCTGCCGGTCGACGAAACCCTTTTCGGTCAGCGTCCTGATCCAGCGCAGCGCGGTGGTCGGCGGCACGGCGGATGCGATGCACAGGCTGGAGACGGACACGCGCTCATGCTCCAGCCGGGCGGCCAGCAGGTCCAGCAGCATGTCCCAGGCGGGGTCCGCGAACAGGTCGGCGGGCAGGAAATCGTCGCGCAGCCGCCGCGCCCGCAACAGGTCGCGCACCTGCGCCGACTCCAGGGTCGCGGCGTCGGCAGGCTTGTCCGCGCTGCCGATGGGTTCCAGGGCGGGCATGCCGATATAATCGCTCGGCTCGTCCGATATGCGCGGGCCGAGGTCGAAGGAGGGTGTGGCGTGGCGGGGACGCAGCGTCAGCGCCTCAAGCGTGCGGGCAAGGCGGCTCACCTCGTCGCTCAATTGCTGGAGCCTCAGTCCCTCATTGTCGCGGTTCGCCTCATGCAGCGATCGGGACGGCGTCTGCCTCGCGGTGGCCAGAAGGGCGGCCGCAAGGTCGGTATGCCCCGGCCTGCAAAGCAATTGCGTCCGCTCGCTGCGCAGGCAGGCATAGGCAAGGTCGACGGTCTCCAGGTCGGCCACCAATATCACCGGCATGTCGTTCTGCAGCGCCAATGTCTCGATCTGCACCAGCAACCGCTCGATCATCGGACCGGGCGTCGGGCAGAAGCACAGGATGATGTCGCAGCCGATCTGCACGTCCAGCCGGGTCGACGCCTGGTCCAGCGGCACCGTGCCCAGCAGGCGAAGGTCCGCCGCCCGGCTCAGCAGCGCGGCGTCGTCCAGATAGACGTCGTCCGCCAGGATCAGCAGCCCCGGCCGGTCGTCCCGCGCGCCGAAGGGCTGATCCAGGGATGCACCGAAACCGATCTCATCATGATCCGAACCCACGCTGAAATCTCCCTTCCCGTTTGCCGCAGCTTATCGCAACGCCGTCGTTACGCAGCCAGGCCATTCTCCGATATGGAGGTTTATGCCGCGCATCCTGCCCGTCGCGCCTGTTGCGAAGGGCGCTCTTGCCGACATCGCCATAACGGACACCGAAATGGAGCCTCGATCTCTGCCGAAATGGCGGGAATGGCGAGATTCCGCTTTTCATCCGATATGGATCAGCTTTTGCGCGTCTTTTTGCTCAAACCGCCGTGCGGCGGGCAAAGTCTATATAGAGGGCGCGCAGCCGCATCGCGACCGGGCCGGGCTTGCCGTCGCCGATGGCCTGGCCGTCGATCCGCACCACCGACTGGCAGAGGGTGGAGGCGCTGGCGATGAAGGCTTCCCTGGCCGCCAATGCTTCCGCGACGGTGAAGGGACGGCGGATGACGGCGATGCCGCTTTCCTCCGCCAGCGCGTTCAGCGCCGCGCCGGTGCAGCCCGCCAGCACCGCCTGGCTGTAGGGCCGGGTGACGATGCCCTCGTCCGTCACGATGAAGGCGGTGGACGACGCGCCTTCGGTGACGAAGCCGTCCTCGACCATCCACGCCTCCTGCGCGCCCGCTTCGGCGGCGGCGCGCTTGGCCATGGCCTGGGCGAGCAGGCCGACGCTCTTGATGTCGCGCCGCGCCCAGCGCAGGTCGGGCATGGTCGCGACTGCGATCCCGTTGCGCGCGGCGGGCACGTCCAGGAAAGGCTTGGCCTGCACGAACATCACCAGGGTCGGCGCGATGCCGGGCGAGGGCAGGAAATCCCGCGTCGCGTCGGCCCCCCGCGTGATCTGGAGATAGACCAGCCCCTCGGTCAGCCCGTTGCGCGCCACCAGTTCCTTCTGCGCCGCCTCGACCTCCGCGAGGGAGAGGGGCAGGGCGATGCCGATGGCCCCGGTCGACCGCTCCAGCCGGGCGAGATGGGACGCGCTGTCGACCAGCCTGCCGTCGATCACCGCCGCGACCTCATAAATGCCGTCCGCGAACAGGAAACCCCGATCCAGCACGGAGACCTGGGCTTGTTCCAGCGGCACGAAGCGGCCGTTCAGATAGGCGATGGACATGGGGCGGGAATGAAATCCTTGGGGTTGAAGAGACGCCCGATGTCGCCGCTCATCCCGGCGGCGTCAAGCATATGAACGGATTTCCGCCCCCTCCCCACCACCCGTCATGCTGAACTTGTTTCAGCATCCATTCCTCCCCACGCGACCAAGGCGCATGGAGGCACAATGGATGCTGAAACAAGTTCAGCATGACGAAGGAGAAAACAACACCTCCCCTAAGCCGCCTGCCCCCGCAAGGCCTTCTGCCGCCGCCGCTGCACCGACGATCCGATCCCCATCGCCTCGCGATATTTGGCGACGGTGCGGCGGGCGATGTCCATGCCCTTGGCGCGCAGCAGGTCGACCAGCGTGTCGTCCGACAATATGGCGTCGGCTGTCTCCGCCGCGATCAGCGCCTTGATGTGGCTCTTCACCGCCTCGGCCGACACCGCGCCCTCGCCGCCCGCCGCAGAAACGCCGCTGGTGAAGAAATATTTGAGTTCATACAGCCCACGCGGGCAGGACAGATATTTGTTCGACGTCACCCGGCTGACGGTCGATTCATGCATCTGGATCGCGTCGGCCACGGCCTTCAGCGTCAGCGGCTTCAGATGCTCCACCCCCTTGCGGAAGAAATCCTCCTGCTGGCGGACGATCTCGCTCGCGACCTTGACGATGGTCTTCTGCCGCTGGTCCAGCGCCTTCACCAGCCAGTTGGCGCTCGCCAGGCAATCGGCCAGCCACGCCTTGGACGTCCTGTCCTGCGGCCCGGAGGCGAGTTCGACATAATAGGTCCGGTTGATCAGCACGCGGGGCAGGGTGGCGCTGTTGACCTCGATCGCCCAACCCTCCCGCGTCGGCCGCACGAACAGGTCGGGCGTCACCGGCGCGGCGCTCTCGGTGGAAAAGCGCAGGCCGGGCTTGGGATCGTAACCGCGCAATTCGCGGATCAT
This genomic interval carries:
- a CDS encoding zinc-finger domain-containing protein, which encodes MIQPPEIIRVTKPRVSCDGSGEIPAALGHPRVFLEIDEHGYVDCGYCDRRFVLAGSVADTPEIAGLPDIPSGASL
- a CDS encoding D-amino-acid transaminase; translated protein: MSIAYLNGRFVPLEQAQVSVLDRGFLFADGIYEVAAVIDGRLVDSASHLARLERSTGAIGIALPLSLAEVEAAQKELVARNGLTEGLVYLQITRGADATRDFLPSPGIAPTLVMFVQAKPFLDVPAARNGIAVATMPDLRWARRDIKSVGLLAQAMAKRAAAEAGAQEAWMVEDGFVTEGASSTAFIVTDEGIVTRPYSQAVLAGCTGAALNALAEESGIAVIRRPFTVAEALAAREAFIASASTLCQSVVRIDGQAIGDGKPGPVAMRLRALYIDFARRTAV
- the tldD gene encoding metalloprotease TldD, with the protein product MTEAAPQFTDARGLLYRPGLLDPDGARRLTAEALKGCDDGELYLQYRASESFGFDDGRLKTADYSTDAGFGLRGVSGEMTGFAHANDISEAAIRRAAETLTLLDPAKGQPAPPPQHTNRHLYTDVNPLEIVPFAEKVTLCAAIDAAARARDPRVAQVSASLAGSWSVVEIVRADGFTATDIRPLVRLNVSVILEENGRRETGVFGIGGRYLYDEVMDSGVWNRAIDEALAQARVNLRSVAAPAGEMTVLLGPGWPGVLVHEAIGHGLEGDFNRKGTSAFSGRVGQRVAAPGVTVVDDGSIMSRRGSLSIDDEGTPTRENVLIEDGILKGYMQDRLNARLMGVEPTGNGRRESYAHAPMPRMTNTFIKGGQDDPEELLSRMKSGIFAKSFGGGQVDIVSGKFVFSCTEAYKVENGKLGEPIKGATLIGDGPTALTKVVGIGHDWALDEGIGMCGKGGQSVPAGVGQPTLLMEGLTVGGTAT
- a CDS encoding DUF924 family protein, whose translation is MNMLTDSHDAVTADWAAALLDFWFNQVGEQGWWSHDPALDRTCQARFRALWEEKRHLPAEEFLERADDALAAVLLFDQLPRNMFRGSAAAFSTDALARDVARGAVAHGYDIQIGGAGRLFFYMPFQHSEAVDDQKLSVSLFEGAGDAKSLAFAREHYAMIERFGRFPHRNAALGRADAPGEEEAAKKGGGW
- a CDS encoding P-II family nitrogen regulator — translated: MKLVMAIIKPFKLDDVREALSSLGIAGMTVSEVKGFGRQKGQTEIYRGAEYSTNMVPKIKIEVVCDDDLAPRVIEAVQAAANSGAIGDGKIFVLDVEQAVRIRTGETGETAL
- a CDS encoding MarR family transcriptional regulator, whose amino-acid sequence is MGSDHDEIGFGASLDQPFGARDDRPGLLILADDVYLDDAALLSRAADLRLLGTVPLDQASTRLDVQIGCDIILCFCPTPGPMIERLLVQIETLALQNDMPVILVADLETVDLAYACLRSERTQLLCRPGHTDLAAALLATARQTPSRSLHEANRDNEGLRLQQLSDEVSRLARTLEALTLRPRHATPSFDLGPRISDEPSDYIGMPALEPIGSADKPADAATLESAQVRDLLRARRLRDDFLPADLFADPAWDMLLDLLAARLEHERVSVSSLCIASAVPPTTALRWIRTLTEKGFVDRQADPHDGRRVFIALADHAAEALTRWFIASRRFLCT